From Thalassotalea euphylliae, the proteins below share one genomic window:
- the thrS gene encoding threonine--tRNA ligase translates to MPVITLPDGSQRSFDNAVSVMDVAADIGPGLAKATLAGRINGERVDACEMITEDCQLQLITAKDEDGLEIIRHSCAHLLGHAIKQLFPDVKMAIGPTIDNGFYYDIDLDQALNDEDLAKLEKRMLELAKTNYAVVKKTVSWQEARDTFEARGESYKMEILDENIDKDDRPGLYHHEEYIDMCRGPHVPNMKHCHHFKLMNVAGAYWRGDSENKMLQRIYGTAWADKKQLKAYLQRLAEAEKRDHRKIGKALDLFHWQTEAPGMVFWHNDGWTIYTELEKFVRQKLHEYDYDEVKGPLMMDRQLWERSGHWDKYAENMFTTESEKREYAIKPMNCPGHVQIFNQGLKSYRDLPLRMAEFGCCHRNEPSGALHGLMRVRGFTQDDAHIFCTEDQVQAEVTKCIEMVYDVYKTFGFEDILVKLSTRPEKRIGADEIWDKAEEGLANALNSLDIPFEYLPGEGAFYGPKIEFTLLDCLGRNWQCGTVQLDFALPGRLDASYIGEDGERHVPVMIHRAILGSLERFIGILIEEYSGKFPTWLSPIQATVMNITDKQGEYCENVVKKLKENGFRAKVDLRNEKIGFKIREHTLKRVPYLLVVGDKEMENGEIAVRTRGGEDLGKMSVDDFIAKLTQEVSDRT, encoded by the coding sequence ATGCCTGTAATTACTCTCCCAGACGGAAGTCAACGCTCTTTCGACAATGCGGTCTCTGTAATGGATGTTGCCGCAGATATTGGCCCTGGTTTAGCTAAAGCGACACTTGCCGGTCGCATTAATGGTGAGCGCGTTGATGCGTGCGAAATGATCACCGAAGACTGCCAGCTACAGTTGATCACTGCGAAAGACGAAGACGGTCTGGAGATTATTCGTCACTCTTGTGCGCACTTGCTAGGTCACGCCATCAAGCAATTATTCCCCGATGTAAAAATGGCGATTGGTCCAACCATCGACAATGGTTTTTACTACGATATTGATTTAGACCAAGCGCTAAACGATGAAGACTTAGCCAAGTTAGAAAAGCGCATGCTTGAGCTTGCTAAAACTAACTATGCGGTTGTGAAGAAAACAGTTTCTTGGCAAGAAGCACGCGATACGTTTGAAGCGCGTGGCGAAAGCTACAAGATGGAAATTCTTGACGAAAACATCGACAAAGATGATCGTCCAGGCTTGTACCACCACGAAGAATACATCGACATGTGTCGTGGCCCACACGTACCAAACATGAAGCACTGCCATCACTTTAAACTGATGAATGTGGCTGGTGCCTACTGGCGTGGTGATTCTGAAAACAAAATGCTCCAGCGTATTTACGGCACCGCATGGGCGGATAAGAAGCAATTAAAAGCTTACTTACAACGCTTAGCGGAAGCAGAAAAGCGCGACCATCGTAAAATTGGTAAAGCGTTAGATTTATTCCACTGGCAAACTGAAGCGCCGGGTATGGTGTTCTGGCACAACGATGGTTGGACCATTTACACTGAACTTGAAAAATTCGTTCGCCAAAAGCTACACGAGTACGACTACGACGAAGTAAAAGGCCCATTGATGATGGATCGTCAGTTGTGGGAGCGCTCTGGTCACTGGGATAAATACGCAGAAAACATGTTCACGACAGAATCTGAAAAGCGTGAATATGCGATCAAGCCAATGAACTGCCCAGGTCATGTACAAATTTTCAACCAAGGCTTGAAGTCATACCGTGATTTACCGCTGCGTATGGCGGAATTTGGCTGTTGTCACCGCAATGAGCCATCAGGTGCATTGCACGGCTTAATGCGCGTACGTGGTTTCACGCAAGATGATGCCCATATTTTCTGTACTGAAGATCAAGTACAAGCAGAAGTCACTAAGTGTATTGAAATGGTTTACGATGTGTACAAAACCTTTGGTTTTGAAGATATTTTAGTAAAACTTTCAACACGTCCTGAAAAACGCATTGGTGCGGATGAAATTTGGGATAAAGCCGAAGAAGGCTTGGCAAACGCGCTTAACTCTTTAGACATCCCATTTGAATACTTACCGGGCGAGGGCGCATTCTACGGGCCGAAAATTGAATTTACTTTACTCGATTGTCTAGGCCGTAACTGGCAATGTGGTACGGTGCAGCTAGACTTTGCACTACCGGGTCGTTTAGATGCGTCATACATTGGTGAAGATGGCGAGCGCCATGTACCAGTCATGATCCACCGTGCCATCTTAGGTTCACTTGAGCGTTTCATCGGTATTTTAATCGAAGAATACTCAGGCAAATTCCCAACTTGGTTATCACCAATTCAGGCAACCGTCATGAATATCACCGACAAACAAGGTGAATATTGTGAAAATGTTGTTAAAAAACTGAAAGAAAATGGATTTAGAGCCAAAGTTGACTTGAGAAATGAGAAGATAGGCTTTAAAATCCGCGAGCACACTTTGAAGCGTGTTCCATATCTTTTAGTCGTTGGTGACAAAGAGATGGAAAATGGCGAAATTGCTGTTCGTACACGCGGTGGTGAAGATTTAGGAAAAATGTCGGTTGACGACTTTATTGCTAAGCTAACACAAGAAGTTAGCGATAGAACTTAA
- the infC gene encoding translation initiation factor IF-3: protein MEEQAIKGGQRGGQKEPAHRLNELITGIPGNEVRLIGYDGEAAGIVTLNEAMNLAEQAGVDLVEISPTAKPPVCRVMDYGKFLYEKAKEQKEQRKKQKQIQVKEIKFRPGTDEGDYQVKLRNLKRFLEGGDKAKVTVRFRGREMAHQDIGIELLNRVKADLQDVASVEFFPKKAEGRQMIMVLAPIKR, encoded by the coding sequence TTGGAGGAACAGGCTATTAAAGGTGGTCAAAGAGGCGGTCAAAAAGAGCCGGCACATCGTTTAAATGAGTTAATTACAGGTATCCCTGGCAATGAAGTTCGCTTAATTGGTTATGACGGCGAAGCAGCTGGTATCGTAACGTTAAATGAAGCAATGAACTTAGCGGAGCAAGCAGGTGTTGATTTAGTGGAAATCAGCCCAACTGCAAAACCACCTGTGTGTCGCGTAATGGATTACGGTAAGTTCCTTTACGAAAAAGCCAAAGAGCAAAAAGAACAGCGTAAAAAGCAGAAACAAATTCAGGTTAAGGAAATTAAATTCCGTCCTGGTACAGATGAAGGCGACTATCAGGTCAAACTACGCAACCTGAAGCGCTTTTTAGAAGGTGGTGACAAGGCCAAGGTAACAGTTCGTTTCCGCGGTCGTGAAATGGCCCACCAAGACATTGGTATCGAGCTTTTAAACCGTGTTAAAGCGGATTTACAAGACGTAGCATCGGTCGAATTCTTCCCGAAAAAGGCAGAAGGTCGTCAGATGATTATGGTTCTCGCACCAATCAAACGTTAA
- the rpmI gene encoding 50S ribosomal protein L35 has product MPKMKTNKGAAKRFKPTANGYKFKQAGLRHILTKRRTKVKRHLRAKCLVAASDIKSVKKMLRHA; this is encoded by the coding sequence ATGCCTAAAATGAAAACTAACAAAGGTGCTGCAAAGCGCTTTAAGCCTACAGCTAACGGCTATAAATTCAAGCAAGCTGGTCTTCGTCACATCCTGACTAAGCGCCGTACCAAAGTTAAGCGTCACTTACGTGCTAAATGCCTAGTTGCCGCTTCTGACATCAAGTCAGTTAAGAAAATGTTACGTCACGCTTAA
- the rplT gene encoding 50S ribosomal protein L20, whose amino-acid sequence MARVKRGVVARRSHKKVLKQAKGYYGARSRVYRVAFQAVTKAGQYAYRDRRQRKRQFRQLWIARINAASRQNGLSYSRFINGLKKASIEIDRKILADIAVYDKAAFTVLVEKANAALAA is encoded by the coding sequence ATGGCAAGAGTAAAACGTGGTGTTGTAGCACGCCGTTCTCACAAAAAAGTTTTAAAGCAAGCTAAAGGTTACTACGGTGCTCGTAGTCGCGTATATCGCGTTGCTTTCCAAGCGGTAACTAAAGCTGGCCAATACGCATACCGTGACCGTCGTCAACGTAAGCGTCAATTCCGTCAACTTTGGATTGCGCGTATCAACGCTGCATCTCGTCAAAATGGTTTATCTTACAGCCGTTTCATCAACGGTTTGAAGAAAGCTTCTATCGAGATTGATCGTAAGATCTTAGCAGACATCGCTGTATACGATAAAGCTGCTTTCACTGTTCTAGTAGAAAAAGCAAACGCAGCATTAGCTGCATAA
- a CDS encoding phosphoribosylaminoimidazolesuccinocarboxamide synthase, whose protein sequence is MSLADQVLAVNDDLPIRTDKPVHSGKVRSVYWLTQADSRRLIEEKGYDVPADTPLAIMVISDRISAFDCIWTGEGGMRGVPGKGAALNAVSNHWFKLFKEQGLADSHILDIPHPFVWIVQKAQPVMIEAICRQYITGSMWRAYEKGEREFCGIELPADLGKDSKLPELLQTPSTKGILTGIPDVPEADDVNITRKNIVDNFEAFNFKSVDDIALYEKLLTQGFDVISEALAKLDQIFVDTKFEFGYVKDKAGNDKLIYMDEVGTPDSSRIWDGEQYRAGNVVENSKEGFRQLLLNHFPEPDILLNKARMSERTALAKDNELPAQVLMQVSKTYTDIAEKITGQKIELSDNPKAEIIDILKREYQLVD, encoded by the coding sequence ATGAGTCTTGCTGATCAAGTTTTGGCGGTAAATGATGATTTACCCATCCGCACTGATAAACCTGTTCACAGTGGTAAAGTTCGTAGCGTTTATTGGTTAACTCAAGCAGATAGCCGCCGTTTAATCGAAGAAAAAGGATACGACGTACCTGCCGATACACCATTAGCTATAATGGTGATCAGCGATCGCATTTCAGCCTTTGACTGTATTTGGACAGGCGAGGGTGGCATGCGCGGTGTACCGGGTAAGGGCGCAGCTCTCAATGCGGTTTCAAACCATTGGTTTAAGCTGTTTAAAGAGCAAGGCTTAGCGGATAGTCACATTCTTGATATTCCTCATCCCTTTGTATGGATTGTACAAAAAGCACAACCTGTGATGATTGAGGCAATCTGTCGTCAATATATTACGGGGTCAATGTGGCGCGCCTACGAAAAAGGCGAACGTGAGTTTTGCGGTATTGAATTACCAGCGGACTTAGGTAAAGACAGTAAATTACCAGAGCTGCTACAAACGCCATCAACGAAAGGTATTTTAACAGGGATACCTGATGTACCAGAAGCAGATGATGTCAACATTACCCGTAAAAACATTGTCGACAATTTCGAAGCGTTTAATTTTAAGTCGGTTGATGATATTGCCTTGTATGAAAAGCTACTGACACAAGGCTTTGATGTGATTTCAGAGGCGCTTGCTAAGCTTGACCAAATTTTTGTCGATACTAAATTTGAATTTGGCTATGTCAAAGACAAAGCCGGTAACGACAAGCTGATTTATATGGATGAAGTGGGCACACCAGACTCATCACGCATTTGGGATGGTGAACAATACCGCGCGGGTAACGTGGTTGAAAACTCAAAAGAAGGGTTCCGTCAACTCTTACTGAATCACTTTCCAGAGCCTGATATTTTGTTAAATAAAGCGCGCATGAGTGAGCGCACCGCACTGGCCAAAGACAACGAGTTACCAGCCCAAGTGTTAATGCAAGTATCGAAAACTTACACGGATATCGCTGAGAAAATTACCGGCCAAAAAATAGAGCTAAGTGATAACCCCAAAGCAGAAATTATTGATATTTTAAAACGCGAATATCAGCTGGTTGATTAA
- a CDS encoding DUF1456 family protein — protein sequence MTNNDILRRLRFTFNYTDKQLCDLFALADVGVTTEQVVNWLKKDDDKDQVNLPDQKLAAFLNGWIVKNRGKKDGQLPVNEKQLTNNLILNKIKIALSLKADDILSLLKKVDFNLGKAELSAFFRKPDHKHYRQCKDQIVRNLLTALQQHHRPIKASPAGDNAESTVKSQVKSPVKKQTTQGARPNKSKVYVNPNAKAKSTPKSGNTLKLKPEQIWGTTDK from the coding sequence GTGACCAATAACGACATTCTGCGCAGGCTGCGTTTCACTTTTAACTACACCGACAAGCAGCTTTGCGACCTATTTGCCTTGGCGGATGTTGGGGTTACCACAGAGCAGGTGGTCAATTGGTTGAAAAAGGACGATGACAAAGACCAGGTAAATTTGCCCGATCAAAAGTTGGCCGCCTTTCTCAATGGTTGGATCGTTAAAAATCGCGGTAAGAAAGATGGTCAACTTCCTGTCAATGAAAAGCAGCTAACCAATAATCTTATCTTAAACAAGATAAAAATCGCTTTGTCGTTAAAAGCGGATGATATTCTATCCTTACTTAAAAAAGTTGATTTTAATCTCGGTAAAGCAGAGTTGAGTGCCTTCTTTCGAAAGCCAGATCACAAGCACTATCGCCAGTGTAAAGATCAAATCGTGCGAAACTTATTAACCGCCCTACAACAACACCATCGACCAATAAAAGCATCGCCAGCTGGCGACAATGCAGAATCAACGGTCAAAAGTCAGGTAAAAAGCCCAGTTAAAAAGCAAACAACCCAAGGGGCGCGACCCAACAAAAGCAAAGTTTACGTCAACCCTAACGCAAAGGCGAAAAGCACGCCCAAAAGCGGCAACACATTAAAACTTAAACCAGAGCAAATCTGGGGAACCACTGATAAATAG
- a CDS encoding helix-turn-helix domain-containing protein, whose protein sequence is MGHKFSSRLKKLLKRRKMSISELSRLTNISRQSIYKWLATDHISPQSITKLARSLAVDEDWLRYGVKPFITRDNNEVKEKSAFIKVIDNHAFDDTKRHLDKLDVLVGAYHFNNGKITCYNTSSVLNPKAPMIDSFHDIGQHVYLPQLKRIKLHALKLLKQLTVDDFYLSTFHNTHIYQCTLLPIFNHTHLVEGISFCVKKVFVNQDMLSRCLKAKCDTCINQLYCDFAANNAVS, encoded by the coding sequence ATGGGACATAAGTTTTCTTCTCGCTTAAAAAAGCTGCTCAAGCGCAGAAAAATGTCCATTTCTGAGCTGTCTCGATTAACCAATATTAGTCGCCAGTCTATATATAAATGGTTAGCCACTGATCATATCAGCCCGCAATCTATCACTAAGTTGGCTCGCAGCTTAGCAGTCGACGAAGATTGGCTGCGCTACGGCGTAAAGCCCTTTATTACCCGCGACAACAATGAAGTAAAGGAAAAAAGCGCGTTTATTAAAGTGATCGACAATCACGCCTTTGATGACACTAAACGCCACTTAGACAAACTTGATGTGCTCGTCGGCGCCTATCATTTTAATAATGGAAAAATTACTTGCTACAACACCAGTTCGGTTTTAAACCCGAAAGCGCCGATGATTGATAGCTTTCATGATATCGGTCAGCACGTCTATCTCCCGCAGCTTAAACGCATCAAATTACATGCCCTTAAATTACTGAAACAGCTAACTGTTGATGATTTTTACCTCAGTACATTTCACAATACGCATATTTATCAATGTACCTTACTCCCTATTTTCAACCACACTCACTTAGTGGAAGGCATTTCGTTTTGCGTTAAAAAGGTGTTTGTAAACCAAGACATGTTATCAAGATGCTTGAAAGCCAAATGCGATACTTGTATCAACCAACTTTACTGTGATTTTGCCGCTAATAACGCCGTAAGTTAA
- a CDS encoding methyl-accepting chemotaxis protein codes for MSREVKLHHDDVLISVTDKSSHIKYANDKFCKTAGYTSDELINQAHNIVRHPDMPKQAFANMWQFIQAGQSWMGPVKNRCKTGDFYWVNAFVTPIKDAQGNIVEYQSIRTQPDRDVIARAEHMYQQLKQEKLPAKLKICTDATRWVQLLLSLILLYTLALPALYPSLIMAMLPLVALVVVCLGLFSYWRVKYRAMVKETKSVYDNPLMNYLYSGSTDDIGSVILALKMRKAELNAVVGRVCDVSTKVTQAANDCHEFGQQASSVCSEQRHETSHVSQAIRELSDTINHISSNVKQGNSATAQGIELSELSQTTVTDMLTSIDNLSQHLDRVGTTIERLVQGTNAIESALVEISSIAEQTNLLALNAAIEAARAGEQGRGFSVVAEEVRALAIRTQSSTKEINEILAEIQTQSNEVITEMSHSGELSSGCVALAKETQLALTEINTEVKRLASQSTNISLNVEQQAVVAEQISQNIEIISAMTTESESHSHSASELSHSLLQRISDQQRLVAQFLR; via the coding sequence ATGTCACGCGAAGTAAAGTTACACCATGATGATGTGTTAATTTCGGTTACCGACAAATCTAGCCATATTAAATATGCCAATGATAAATTTTGCAAAACAGCAGGCTACACAAGCGATGAGTTAATTAACCAAGCGCACAATATCGTTCGCCATCCAGACATGCCAAAACAGGCGTTTGCCAATATGTGGCAGTTTATTCAAGCAGGGCAATCATGGATGGGGCCGGTTAAAAATCGTTGTAAAACCGGTGATTTTTATTGGGTAAATGCGTTTGTCACGCCGATCAAGGATGCACAAGGTAATATCGTTGAATATCAATCGATTCGCACTCAGCCTGATCGCGATGTGATAGCTCGCGCAGAGCACATGTATCAACAATTAAAACAGGAAAAACTGCCCGCCAAATTAAAGATATGTACGGATGCAACACGCTGGGTGCAACTGTTACTCTCCCTAATTCTTCTCTACACCCTAGCACTACCAGCACTTTATCCCAGCCTGATAATGGCCATGCTGCCACTAGTTGCTTTGGTGGTAGTCTGCTTAGGATTATTCTCGTATTGGCGTGTAAAGTATCGTGCTATGGTCAAAGAGACCAAATCGGTTTACGACAACCCGCTGATGAACTATTTGTACTCTGGCTCTACGGACGATATCGGCTCAGTGATTCTTGCCCTTAAAATGCGCAAAGCAGAGCTTAACGCGGTTGTTGGGCGCGTATGTGACGTTTCAACTAAAGTCACCCAAGCGGCCAATGATTGTCATGAGTTTGGGCAACAAGCATCCAGCGTATGTAGCGAGCAGCGACACGAAACATCCCATGTATCACAAGCGATCAGAGAACTGTCTGACACCATTAACCATATTTCCAGCAATGTGAAGCAGGGCAACAGCGCAACTGCGCAAGGTATCGAATTATCTGAGCTGAGCCAAACGACAGTAACGGATATGCTAACGTCGATTGACAACCTCTCTCAGCACCTTGATCGTGTGGGTACAACGATTGAGCGACTTGTACAGGGGACGAATGCGATCGAGTCGGCCTTAGTCGAAATCAGCAGCATTGCTGAGCAAACAAATTTATTGGCACTAAATGCGGCAATTGAAGCGGCGCGAGCGGGTGAGCAAGGTCGCGGCTTCTCCGTTGTAGCAGAAGAGGTCAGGGCATTGGCGATTCGCACCCAGTCGTCAACCAAAGAAATCAATGAAATCCTCGCCGAAATCCAGACTCAATCGAATGAGGTGATAACTGAGATGAGTCATAGCGGTGAGCTTTCTTCCGGTTGTGTTGCGTTAGCGAAAGAAACCCAGCTAGCACTAACAGAAATCAACACTGAGGTGAAGCGGCTGGCAAGCCAAAGCACCAATATTTCACTGAATGTTGAGCAACAAGCCGTTGTTGCTGAGCAGATTAGCCAAAACATTGAAATCATCAGTGCGATGACAACAGAAAGTGAAAGTCACAGTCACAGTGCAAGCGAATTAAGTCATAGTTTGCTGCAAAGAATTAGTGATCAGCAGCGCTTAGTCGCACAGTTTTTAAGATAA
- a CDS encoding bifunctional diguanylate cyclase/phosphodiesterase — protein MSEAVLAPRFPELLVDAKDPMMILKGDDVIDCNQAALKFFKFSDRQQCFTTSIWQVSPLYQPDGNLSQEQGWQKMLDCYQFGQQRFSWLFQTMDNELLWAEMTIVKITRSDQSYIHATLRNLVKEQSGRDETHKEPKVYSAQQGQSDKQKASRYQEQLNIINPYVQLLREHKKVIDASSIVSKTTPQGVITYVNDNFCETSGYVAQELIGQSHSIIRHPEMDTAVFRELWKTISSGEIWQGVIKNRKKNGDTYIVKSTIAPIFNDHNEISEFIAIRQEVTELYQQKRINKQQTTDPITKAFTYATLLTDTHKKSPCHIAIVDIPDLDMIQNAYDIKEYYRVVAKIAFCISKLISSEVSLYRHSNRSFALLVSNQQPFNQFIKQCVDWQQQLENEEFETLTNTFSLSFQFGLAQWMPDADLLSRARMALVGGDELNQKISVFTQDSNIHSRLLSTIDWTNRLKSAVAGNGIVIFGQKIVNQQHDYYSTEVLMRYFDPEKQQYVSPVEFLGYAKRSKVYASLSRVVIEKAFEYFANKQQRFSLNLSKADISDRYTARLILSLLDKYQLGKNVIIELVESENYELDDQKFADFLVKLKEHQCQIAIDDFGSGYSNFEYLTRLPVDIIKIDGSLIKQIDANEKHQVIVNTIVNFCHSLDIKVVAEYVANAQVLDKVKEFGVDMYQGYHFHQPERLH, from the coding sequence ATGAGCGAAGCAGTATTAGCCCCACGTTTCCCCGAGTTATTAGTCGATGCCAAAGATCCCATGATGATCTTAAAAGGTGACGATGTAATTGATTGCAATCAAGCAGCACTAAAGTTTTTTAAATTTTCCGATCGCCAGCAGTGTTTTACCACCAGCATTTGGCAGGTATCGCCTTTGTATCAGCCTGACGGTAACTTATCACAAGAGCAGGGCTGGCAGAAAATGCTCGATTGCTATCAATTCGGTCAACAGCGCTTTTCTTGGCTTTTCCAAACTATGGATAACGAGTTGCTATGGGCTGAAATGACGATTGTTAAAATTACCCGCTCGGATCAAAGTTATATCCATGCCACTTTGAGAAATCTAGTCAAAGAGCAGTCTGGGCGAGACGAAACACACAAGGAGCCAAAGGTATACTCAGCGCAGCAAGGTCAGTCAGATAAACAAAAAGCATCGCGATACCAAGAGCAGCTCAATATTATTAATCCTTATGTTCAGCTACTACGCGAACACAAAAAGGTGATAGACGCTTCGTCAATTGTGTCAAAAACAACGCCGCAAGGGGTTATTACCTATGTAAACGATAATTTTTGCGAAACGTCTGGTTATGTCGCGCAAGAGTTAATTGGGCAAAGCCACAGTATTATTCGCCACCCCGAAATGGATACCGCGGTATTTAGAGAGCTATGGAAAACAATCTCAAGCGGTGAAATATGGCAAGGTGTGATCAAAAATCGCAAAAAAAATGGTGACACCTATATCGTAAAAAGTACGATTGCGCCAATTTTCAATGACCACAACGAAATTAGTGAGTTTATTGCCATACGCCAAGAAGTGACCGAACTTTACCAGCAAAAGCGCATTAACAAGCAGCAAACAACTGACCCCATTACCAAAGCATTTACGTACGCCACCTTATTAACCGATACCCATAAAAAGTCACCTTGTCATATCGCGATAGTCGATATTCCAGACTTGGACATGATTCAAAATGCATACGATATTAAAGAATACTATCGCGTTGTCGCTAAAATCGCGTTTTGCATTAGCAAACTTATCTCAAGTGAGGTGAGTTTATACCGCCATTCTAATCGCTCGTTTGCATTGTTGGTGTCTAACCAACAGCCGTTTAATCAATTTATTAAGCAGTGTGTTGACTGGCAGCAGCAATTGGAAAACGAAGAATTTGAAACCCTCACTAATACATTTTCACTCTCTTTCCAATTTGGTCTAGCGCAGTGGATGCCGGATGCCGACTTACTGAGTCGAGCGAGAATGGCATTGGTGGGTGGTGATGAGCTCAACCAAAAAATCTCGGTATTTACACAAGACAGTAATATTCATAGCCGCCTGTTATCGACGATTGATTGGACTAACCGTCTTAAATCAGCGGTAGCCGGTAACGGGATTGTGATATTCGGGCAAAAAATTGTGAATCAACAACACGATTATTACTCAACTGAAGTATTAATGCGTTACTTTGATCCGGAAAAGCAGCAATATGTCTCCCCCGTTGAGTTTTTGGGTTACGCCAAGCGATCTAAAGTTTATGCAAGCCTTTCTCGCGTGGTCATTGAAAAAGCATTTGAATATTTTGCCAACAAGCAACAACGCTTCTCGTTAAATTTATCGAAAGCTGATATTTCAGATCGCTATACCGCGCGGCTTATTCTTTCACTACTGGATAAATATCAACTCGGTAAAAACGTGATCATCGAGCTAGTGGAGTCTGAAAACTATGAGTTAGACGATCAAAAATTTGCTGATTTCCTTGTTAAGCTTAAAGAACATCAATGCCAAATTGCTATTGATGATTTCGGCTCTGGCTACTCTAACTTTGAATACTTAACTCGTTTGCCCGTTGATATTATTAAGATCGACGGCTCGCTGATTAAACAAATTGACGCTAATGAAAAGCACCAAGTGA